Below is a window of Gammaproteobacteria bacterium DNA.
TGCTCGAGGTAGGTCGCGCCGATTTCAGCCTGCGAGATGCGGAGCTCAAGGCAATCGCCGAGGCGCTCAAACGGCGCTTCGGCTTTAGTGACGACGAGACGAAAGAGCTGGTCGATGCCGCGCTGGAGCAGGAGAGGGAGGCGATATCGCTGCATCCGTTCGTACGCCTGATCAACGAACATTTTTCCGCCGCGCAGAAACGCCGGATTATCGAGGATATGTGGCAGGTTGCGTACGCGGATAGCGAGCTCGACAAATACGAGGAAGCCCAGATCCGGAAAATCGCTGATCTGCTGTACGTGCCCCACAAGGATTTTATCCGCGCCAAGCTGCGGACAGTGGAACCGGCCGGCAATAACTAAGCTATCACCGGCCGCGTCGGTGCTGTCGTTGATCCCCTCGGTCAACCTAGCACTTTGGACCGCTACCCGTCAGACCATATCTTTGAGGCCTTTGAGCGGCTGAATCTTGACGGCCTTACGCGCCGGCTTGGCTTTGAAGACGGTTTCTTCGCCCGTGAAAGGGTTGGTGCCCTTGCGCGCCTTGGTGGCCGGTTTCTTGACGACCTTGATCTTCATCAGGCCCGGCAGATTGAAAAGCCCCGCGCCGCGCGCTTTCAAACTTTTCTCTATGAGGTTCTGCAACGAATCGA
It encodes the following:
- a CDS encoding TerB family tellurite resistance protein, yielding MLNALKSLLNTGGDVSEPSAHTLHIAAAALLLEVGRADFSLRDAELKAIAEALKRRFGFSDDETKELVDAALEQEREAISLHPFVRLINEHFSAAQKRRIIEDMWQVAYADSELDKYEEAQIRKIADLLYVPHKDFIRAKLRTVEPAGNN
- a CDS encoding HU family DNA-binding protein; its protein translation is MATKAVNAVKKPPTKSEILNHIAEDTGISRKQAGAVLDSLQNLIEKSLKARGAGLFNLPGLMKIKVVKKPATKARKGTNPFTGEETVFKAKPARKAVKIQPLKGLKDMV